In Scheffersomyces stipitis CBS 6054 chromosome 8, complete sequence, one DNA window encodes the following:
- a CDS encoding predicted protein codes for MNDVSNKENVLRTPTTLNKRKSYSILSPVTSSYNLNKPVLRAKQDKIKNERVISESTGLVKFALSTSKPPSSLSSPFSSTPSQNTSTSVTPVRSGLPVYIPIDNKVVHKVQKEETDYRFIQDELLQQYAQIQREMMEYEKKIELCKFELLEISTKLESCKRDEMVAEIRKQRTPSNDLDLYKKVHQQTESQINSIEKEFSVSHPEETVFIDSLKKRASTVFSINNSNVNNVQTSEIELKLNTLKNKASTMFNASNITNTFEELSQNVNKKASTIFQVPSKESDIQGLLNSSNEKFDEISHKTSKFFNDVVNNLSPKKTESTNKNTLFNTKINYTLNNLSKNFNLNFNKKQDEDQEKELIFNSSFNFDNLNLNETPITEVFSPNDDNIDSLRIIYEDDDDQDIVDIDDCN; via the coding sequence ATGAACGACGTCTCCAACAAGGAGAACGTCCTCCGCACACCAACCACCCtcaacaagagaaagtcGTACTCCATTCTCTCGCCTGTAACCAGCAGCTACAATCTTAACAAACCCGTCTTGAGAGCCAAACAggacaaaatcaaaaatgagAGAGTCATAAGTGAATCGACAGGCCTTGTCAAGTTCGCCTTGTCGACAAGCAAACCTCCGTCGTCTCTATCTTCTCCCTTCTCCTCTACGCCGTCGCAGAACACCTCCACATCTGTCACTCCTGTCAGATCTGGCTTGCCCGTTTATATCCCCATTGACAATAAAGTTGTCCATAAAGtccaaaaagaagaaacagactACAGATTCATCCAAGATGAGCTCTTACAACAGTACGCCCAAATACAAAGAGAAATGATGGAATACGAAAAGAAAATCGAACTATGCAAATTTGAACTCTTGGAAATCTCCACGAAATTAGAATCTTGCAAGAGGGATGAGATGGTGGCAGAAATCAGGAAACAGAGAACTCCTTCCAACGACCTCGACCTCTACAAGAAGGTCCATCAGCAAACAGAATCACAAATAAATTCCatagaaaaagaattcTCGGTGTCTCATCCGGAAGAAACTGTCTTTATAGACTCTTTAAAGAAAAGAGCCTCTACTGTATTCTCCATTAACAATTCAAATGTCAACAATGTTCAAACttcagaaattgaattgaagTTAAAtaccttgaagaacaaagcATCTACTATGTTCAATGCATCTAACATTACAAACacatttgaagaattgagtCAAAATGTGAACAAGAAGGCATCCACCATTTTCCAGGTTCCATCAAAAGAAAGTGATATTCAAGGCTTGCTAAACTCATCAAACGAGAAGTTCGATGAGATATCCCATAAGACTTCaaagttcttcaacgatgTTGTCAATAACTTATCGCCAAAGAAAACTGAATCTACAAACAAGAATACCCtcttcaacaccaagatAAATTACACACTCAATAACCTTTCgaagaatttcaatctcaacttcaacaagaaacagGATGAAGATCAGGAGAAGGAGTTAATTTTCAACAGctctttcaactttgatAACTTGAACCTCAACGAAACTCCTATCACAGAAGTCTTCCTGCCAAACGATGATAACATAGACAGTTTGAGGATTATAtatgaagacgatgatgatcaggatattgttgatattgacGATTGCAATA
- the GUT1 gene encoding glycerol kinase (go_process carbohydrate metabolism): MPRRNSKSPTHPVVASIDIGTTSTRVILFSEDGREIAKRQIEYSTSASEGPAESSNTEQFRRRSSLMRHNEPIYTAEGIAISITDEIEIENNLSSVGPTLRFPQPGWVECMPVHILANAVQCLVACLITLRKINSDPDLKIKYKLKAIGIANMRETTIVWSRKTGKPLSRGITWTDTRTAEIVEHLEKITDDEKKKELREKTGLPLSTYFSAAKLRWLLDNDDVIKEEYEKGDGNLMFGTVDTWLIYHLTREKTFVSDITNASRTYFMNLETKDYDEELLEFWGIDPTKIRLPKIVSSSEFYGGFSAPILSNLGFHNKITQEAYDILKTISGVPICGCLGDQSASLVGQMAFKSGSAKCTYGTGCFLLYNTGSTKLISEHGTLTTVGFWFPTLKGEESKPHYALEGSIAVAGSIVQWLRDNLKLIENAHDIGPLASQVDNSGGVVFVPAFSGLYAPYWDRGARGSLFGMTQYTSAGHIARAALEGVCFQVRAILRAMADDAGGSPDFLEEAGGNQNSILSQLAVDGGMSKADEVLQIQADILGPCVAVKRAAISECTALGAAIAAGLAFENPEDRVWKDLDDVIEKIQGNTDNTFKAELPDLERRKLWKRWERAVERSKGWLDDDE; encoded by the coding sequence ATGCCTCGTCGTAATAGCAAGTCTCCTACACATCCTGTGGTAGCGTCCATCGATATAGGAACCACCTCCACAAGAGTGATATTgttttctgaagatggtaGGGAGATCGCCAAACGTCAGATCGAGTACTCTACTTCGGCATCAGAAGGTCCAGCGGAGTCTCTGAACACTGAGCagttcagaagaagatcttctttgatGAGACATAATGAGCCCATCTATACGGCTGAAGGTATTGCTATTTCGATCACAGACGAGATAGAGATCGAAAACAACCTCTCTTCCGTAGGGCCCACTTTGCGATTCCCCCAACCTGGCTGGGTCGAATGTATGCCTGTCCACATTTTGGCCAATGCCGTTCAGTGTTTGGTAGCCTGTTTGATCACGTTGCGTAAGATCAACCTGGATCCAGACTTGAAAATCAAGTATAAACTTAAGGCTATTGGTATTGCCAACATGAGAGAAACTACTATTGTGTGGTCAAGAAAGACGGGGAAGCCTTTGAGCCGTGGTATCACATGGACAGATACCAGAACGGCCGAGATTGTAGAAcatttggagaagattACAGACGAtgagaaaaagaaggagTTACGAGAAAAAACTGGTTTGCCTCTTTCAACATATTTCTCTGCAGCCAAGTTGAGATGGCTCTTGGACAATGATGATGTTatcaaagaagagtatGAAAAGGGTGATGGCAACTTGATGTTCGGAACAGTCGATACATGGTTGATCTACCATCTTACACGGGAAAAGACATTTGTATCTGATATCACCAATGCATCGAGAACATATTTCATGAACCTTGAAACCAAAGACTATGATGAAGAGTTATTGGAGTTCTGGGGCATCGATCCAACCAAGATCCGTTTGCCCAAAATCGTGTCTAGTTCTGAATTCTATGGTGGGTTCTCCGCTCCcatcttgtccaacttggGTTTCCACAACAAAATCACTCAGGAAGCATacgacatcttgaagaCTATCAGCGGTGTACCTATCTGTGGATGTCTCGGTGATCAGTCGGCTTCTTTGGTAGGACAAATGGCGTTCAAGTCTGGTTCGGCCAAGTGTACTTATGGAACTGGGTGTTTCTTGTTGTACAATACCGGTTCAACCAAATTGATTTCGGAGCATGGAACTTTGACTACTGTAGGGTTCTGGTTCCCAACATTGAAGGGAGAAGAATCTAAACCGCATTATGCTTTGGAAGGTTCaattgctgttgctggttcCATCGTGCAATGGTTGCgagacaacttgaagttgattgaaaatGCACACGATATTGGACCTTTGGCTTCACAAGTAGACAATTCTGGTGGTGTGGTGTTTGTGCCTGCCTTTTCAGGATTGTATGCTCCTTACTGGGATCGTGGGGCTCGTGGCTCCTTGTTTGGTATGACGCAATACACTTCTGCTGGTCATATCGCCAGAGCCGCATTAGAAGGTGTCTGTTTCCAAGTTCGTGCCATTCTCAGAGCCATGGCTGATGATGCTGGTGGTTCCCctgatttcttggaagaagccGGTGGTAACCAAAACAGTATCTTGTCGCAATTGGCAGTAGATGGAGGTATGTCTAAAGCAGATGAAGTGCTTCAAATCCAAGCAGATATCTTAGGGCCCTGTGTTGCCGTCAAGAGAGCGGCCATTTCCGAATGTACAGCTTTGGGGGCTGCCATTGCAGCTGGTTTGGCTTTTGAAAATCCTGAAGACAGAGTCTGGAAAGACCTCGACGATGTTATAGAAAAGATCCAGGGCAACACTGACAATACATTTAAGGCAGAGTTGCCAGATctagaaagaagaaagctcTGGAAGAGATGGGAAAGGGCAGTAGAAAGATCCAAGGGATGGTTGGATGACGATGAGTAA